In the Saccharococcus thermophilus genome, TGATTCCATCCATTAAAGAATTGTTTGGTGATGCGTATCCGGCCCGATGGGTGGCGCTGCGGCTGCTCGATGGGGACACGTCGTTGCTTCGCGCTTTACAGCAGCGCTCCACACGGTTACGAAAGGAGGCAGTTTCCCATGCAGACCACCATTCCGCAGCATCGGTTTGAACAGCTCGTTCGCCAAGCGCAAACACTTGCCCCTGACGATGCCCGTGAACAAATCGTATCCGCAATTTTCCGGACGTCCCAAGCGATTTGCCAAGAGGCCGTCACCTATACAAAGCAAATCAAACAAGACGAAACGGAAAAGCTCGACCGCATTTTTACCTCCAAATGGCTCGGCTTTCCGATTATGCTCGCGATGCTGGCCGTCGTCATCTATATCACCATTGCCGGCGCAAATATCCCATCAGAAATGCTGTCCCGCTTTTTCGGCTGGGTGGAAAGCTATTTGACGCTGTTCTTTCAAGCAGTCCATGCGCCTGGCTGGCTATACGGACTGCTTGTGTTAGGGTTATACCGGGGCACGGCCTGGGTGGTGAGCGTCATGCTGCCGCCGATGGCAATCTTCTTTCCAATTTTTGCGCTGCTTGAAAATTACGGCTATCTGCCGCGTGTCGCTTTCAATATGGACCGCTTGTTTAAAAAGGCAGGCGCACATGGAAAACAATCGCTTACGATGGCAATGGGATTCGGCTGCAACGCCGCCGCCATTATGTCAACACGCATCATCGAATCGCCGCGCGAGCGAATGCTGGCGATTTTAACGAATAATTTCGTCCCTTGTAACGGACGTTGGCCGACGTTGATTTTATTGTCTTCCTTATTTATGGCGGCAAGCTACACAGGCGAATGGAAAACATTCGTCACCGCTAGTGTTGTTGTCGCAATGGTGCTGTTTGGCATCGTCGTCACGCTGACGGTTTCATGGGTGCTGTCGAAAACGGCGCTGCGCGGCATCCCGACCCATTACACATTAGAATTGCCGCCGTATCGGCGCCCGAAAATATGGGATACCATTGTCCGCGCCACATTAGATAAATCCATTTATGTGCTAAGACGAGCCGTTGTG is a window encoding:
- a CDS encoding ferrous iron transporter B, with protein sequence MQTTIPQHRFEQLVRQAQTLAPDDAREQIVSAIFRTSQAICQEAVTYTKQIKQDETEKLDRIFTSKWLGFPIMLAMLAVVIYITIAGANIPSEMLSRFFGWVESYLTLFFQAVHAPGWLYGLLVLGLYRGTAWVVSVMLPPMAIFFPIFALLENYGYLPRVAFNMDRLFKKAGAHGKQSLTMAMGFGCNAAAIMSTRIIESPRERMLAILTNNFVPCNGRWPTLILLSSLFMAASYTGEWKTFVTASVVVAMVLFGIVVTLTVSWVLSKTALRGIPTHYTLELPPYRRPKIWDTIVRATLDKSIYVLRRAVVVAAPAGVITWVLGNIHIGNTTILAYLANWLDPFAKALGLDGYILMAFILGLPANEIVLPILLMGYLSTGSLTEVDGLHSLKQIFVDHGWTWLTALNMMLFSLLHYPCGTTLVNIYKETKSKKWTFVAFALPTAIAITVTFLTAHIARWFGLV